The Candidatus Hydrogenedentota bacterium genome contains the following window.
CGGCGTGCGCGTCGGAGCTGGGCCCGGAGCAGAACTCGCGGAGGCCGGTAACGGGATCGGTGCTGGCGTATTGCCAGTGGCGATCGCCGCAGATCACGAGCATATTCTCCTGCTCCGCCATGAACTGGCGCAATTCGGCGCCCTCGTGCGCAAAGGCCTTGTTGGCGTGGTTGTCGGCCTTCGTTTCGCGGTCGGGGCCGACCACGGGTGTGGGGCTGACGAGCACGCGGAAGGTGGCGTCGGATTCCGTCACGGTCTTCTTAAACCAGGCCTTTTGCTCGGTGCCCCAGATCGTCTTTTCCGGGCCGTCCGGGTCCGTGTTGGCGCTGCGGAAATCGCGCCCCTCGACGAGCCAGATCTGGAGGTCTTGCCCCCAGCGGACCGTGCGCCAGGGCTTCTCGCGATCGGGCCCGGGAACCTGCTCGAAGAAGATCTCCACGCCGTCGGCGTAGGTCAGGTCGCCCATCTTATTGTTTTGCAGCGTGGGCCAGGCGTCGTCCTGCCAGGTTTCGTGGTCGTCGCGCAGAAAGTAGCTGCTGGTGTGGTTGTGGAAATTGCGCTGGTAGGGGAGCGCGAACATGCGATGCCATTTGTGGCGCGCCTGCTCCGCGTTTACGGCCCAGGGGCGCTCGCGGTCGAAATAGACGATGTCGCCCGTGTGCACGAAGAAGTCCGGGGCCAGTCTCAGCATCTCCGCATAGATCTTGTGGCCATTTTTGTCGTCGTCGCGCAGCCAGAAGTCCTGGCCGGTGACGACGGTGAACGTGACCGGTACGTCGGCGTCTGGCGCGGGCGCGGTGCGGAATGTTCCCTGGACGGTCTGGGTGGTTTCGGCGCCGCCGGTGGCGCGGGCCTCCATGACGGCGCGGTATTGCGCGCCGGGTTGCAGGCCGGTCAGCGGAAAGTGGCGGGTGTAGTCCGCTTCCGGCGCGACGGGGACCCAGCCCGTGTCCGTCGCTTGATCCGGCGCCGATTCGGGCCAGTAACGCAGCCGCACGTCGCCCGGCGCACCCGGGAGGGTATAGGCCATGTCATTCAGGGTGTGGCCTTCGGGGATCTGTGGCCCGGGGAAGTGAAACGAGCCGCCTTCCTGTCTCTCTGGACGGACCATGGGCCATTCGACGCCCTCGGAAGAGATGTCGGGGCGTTCGGTCAGGCGCGTCCATAGGATGATACTGGTTTGCGTGGGCTCGCCGGACTTGATGCCGTTGCCGAGCCAGGGGCCGTTGGCGGATGCGGGTTGTCCAATCAACGTGGCGGCGACGAAGAGCGCCAGGTGCGTGGTGTTTCTCATCATGTGAATTGCCTCTCGCTTGGTTGTCCTTGCATCGGGGATGAGTCTACCACGTGCTCGAAGAGACTGCACACTGACCGGGTTCGAAGCGGAAAACAGTGACCCGCCCATCTATCCCGTTGGAACGCGCCGCGCCCGAACTGCGAGCCGCGGTCGATGAAGGCGTTTCCGGGCGCCGTACGAAGTTGTTGGGCGGCTTCAATCATGAATCGGGCGCGTTGCATGTCACCGCAGGCACAACGTACCATCGCTGATGGAGATGATTCTTTCAAGTCGATATAGGCCGCCGATGCGAATGACGAGGATTGGCATTATGCGATTGGCCGCATGTTGTGTTCTTGCCGCCGGGCTGGCTGCCGCCGCGCCCTTCGCAGGGGCGAATGCATTGCCCGAGGGCTATCCGGATAGGCAGACGCTGCTGGAATGGTTTCAGGACAGCGGGGTTGAGCCGGAAGACGGCAACTATATCCGACTTCCAAACGCTTTTCCGGTGATCGTCTGGAAGCGCCCCCTGGTTGTGCATGCGCTTTGGGGGCACGTGCCGATTGCGGCGCGCTGGTTTGATCGGGATCTGGAGGAAGTGGCCCGCCCCGACGGCCCCGGCCGCTATGATGCCTACATCGAGGCGCGGGCCGAGGATGGCCGCATTATCCGGAGGGGCCTCGTGATCTACTGTCTCGATCCCGATGACATCAGCCCCCTGGGACAGGATGGCGGGTTATCCGTGGCGTTGCCCGGTGTCGCGCCGGGCGTGCAGGATGCCTACAGGGACGTCGTGCAGGGCTATCTGAACCGCGTCGTGTTCCAGGGCCTGGGCAAGAATCAGGAAGGCGCAATGCTGCTTGCCGGCCTCACCGCGCTACGGCCGGAGGACCTGCCGCCGGGGCCGTTGGATGCGCCGCATGTCCGGCACATCGAACACCAGCTTGCCCTCAAGCGATCTGTCCAGGGCCCGAAGGATAGCTTTCCCCCGCTGGACCGGCCCAAACCGGACGCCGACGCCCCCGAACTCCGGCCTGGCCCGCCCGAAGCCGCAGGCATGAAAGCCGGGGTCGTGGAGGCACTGGACCAAATCTGTCGGGACTGGGTTGCATCTTCGGGCGGGGAACCGTTCACCGCTGTAGTCGCGCGCAAGGGCGTTGTGGTTTTCCATCGGGCCTACGGCGAGGAACGCGGTGATCCCGTAACACAGGACACTACGTACCCGCTGCATTCCATCACGAAGTCCGTCACCGGCGTTCTCCTGGCGTTGTTCCTCGATC
Protein-coding sequences here:
- a CDS encoding alkaline phosphatase D family protein, giving the protein MMRNTTHLALFVAATLIGQPASANGPWLGNGIKSGEPTQTSIILWTRLTERPDISSEGVEWPMVRPERQEGGSFHFPGPQIPEGHTLNDMAYTLPGAPGDVRLRYWPESAPDQATDTGWVPVAPEADYTRHFPLTGLQPGAQYRAVMEARATGGAETTQTVQGTFRTAPAPDADVPVTFTVVTGQDFWLRDDDKNGHKIYAEMLRLAPDFFVHTGDIVYFDRERPWAVNAEQARHKWHRMFALPYQRNFHNHTSSYFLRDDHETWQDDAWPTLQNNKMGDLTYADGVEIFFEQVPGPDREKPWRTVRWGQDLQIWLVEGRDFRSANTDPDGPEKTIWGTEQKAWFKKTVTESDATFRVLVSPTPVVGPDRETKADNHANKAFAHEGAELRQFMAEQENMLVICGDRHWQYASTDPVTGLREFCSGPSSDAHAGGFSEDQRTDMHQYLKVIGGFLSCTAERRDGAPALVLRHFDVNGQIVYEEALTPDSILRRP
- a CDS encoding serine hydrolase, translated to MRLAACCVLAAGLAAAAPFAGANALPEGYPDRQTLLEWFQDSGVEPEDGNYIRLPNAFPVIVWKRPLVVHALWGHVPIAARWFDRDLEEVARPDGPGRYDAYIEARAEDGRIIRRGLVIYCLDPDDISPLGQDGGLSVALPGVAPGVQDAYRDVVQGYLNRVVFQGLGKNQEGAMLLAGLTALRPEDLPPGPLDAPHVRHIEHQLALKRSVQGPKDSFPPLDRPKPDADAPELRPGPPEAAGMKAGVVEALDQICRDWVASSGGEPFTAVVARKGVVVFHRAYGEERGDPVTQDTTYPLHSITKSVTGVLLALFLDQGLLTLDTPLGEILPSLPKSGPHALTIRHCMTHTSGLDGHGVWGGLNNVWLDSVVADGIERLEPGRAVRYNGVSFDLVGRVLEAVTGKSAPRIFHEYLFEPLGAKGARITDMGLGADLRAIDLARIGQLLLNEGAYGEHRFFSEDTFAALLPRPYAEMFPALDEDEGSYGIGIRWASRKHPQAGENGIREDALTLSESTIGHGAFSSTVFRVDLERDLVIAIGRMRKGDNLDENLDRFLASLHAHLDNTGR